The genomic region GGCTTCGGGAACCTCGAAGCGGCGATCGCGGCGATCCGCGCCGGCGCGCACGACTTCCTGCCGAAGCCGCTCGAGGTGGAGGAGCTCGCGTTCCGGCTCGAACGCGCCCTGCGCCACCGGCACCTGCTCGAGGAGGTGAAGCGCCTGCGCGACGCCCGGGGGCCGGACGACGCCGGCGAGCTGATCGGCGAGAGCGCCGTGATGCGGCGGCTCCGGCAGCTCGTGCAGCGCGTCGCGGCGGCGGACGGAGCCGTCCTGGTGCAGGGGGAGACGGGGACCGGCAAGGAGCTCGTCGCGCGTGCGATCCACCGGCTCGGGCCGCGGGCGGCGGCGCCCTTCGTGGCGGTGAACTGCGCCGCCCTGCCGGAGGCGCTGCTCGAGAGCGAGCTCTTCGGCCACGCGAAGGGCGCCTTCACGGACGCCCGCGAGGCCCGCGCCGGCCTGTTCGTACAGGCCCGCGGCGGCACGCTCTTCCTCGACGAGATCGGCGAGCTCTCGCCCGCCCTCCAGCCGAAGCTGCTGCGCGCGCTGCAGGAGCGCCGCGTGCGCCCGGTCGGCGCCTCCGAGGAGATCGCCTTCGACGCGCGGCTGGTCGCCGCCACCAACCGGGACCTCGAGTCGGCCGTCGAGGAGGGGCGCTTCCGGGGCGACCTCTTCTTCCGCCTCGACGTGCTCCCGGTCGAGGTGCCGCCGCTGCGCGCGCGCGGCGGTGACATCCTGCTGCTCGCGCAGCACTTCGCGCGCCGGCTCGCGGAGCGCAGCGGCCGCCCCGTGCTCGGCATCTCGCGGGGCGCCGCCGAGAAGCTCGCCGACTACCACTGGCCGGGCAACGTGCGCGAGCTCGAGAACGCGATCGAGCGCGCCGTCGCGCTTGCGGACCACGACCACGTCCTCGCGGAGGACCTGCCGGAGCGGATCCGCGCGCATCGCCGGAGCGACCTGCTGCTCGCGGGCGACGATCCCGCGACGCTCGTCCCGCTCGAGGTGATCGAGCGCCGCTACGTCGCACGCGTCCTCGAGGCGACCGCGGGCAACAAGACGCTTGCCGCGCGCATCCTCGGCGTCGACCGCAAGACGCTCTACCGCAAGCTCGACCCCGAGCCCGGCGCCTGACCGCCCGTGGAGAAACGCCACGCGGGGCGTTTCTCCACGGTGAGGACGGGCCGCCCGGCGCGGAGGAGGCCGCACAGCGGCACGCGGCGTGCAGTGGCCCTCTGCGCGAAGGGAGGCCACGATGCTCACGAGACGTGACTGGGCGCTTCGCCAGCGCTTGCTCGAGGAGGAACGCAAGCAGCTCGTCCCGGTGGCGGGCGGCGCGACGATCCTGCTCGTCGAGGACGACCACGAGATGCGCGAGATGCTCGCGCGGACGCTGCGCCGCGACGGGTACATCGTGATCGAGGCGGCCGACGGCGACGACGCGCTCGAATGGCTCGGCATCGGCGCACTCGCGGGCGAGCCGGCGCGCCGGCCGGCGCTGCTCGTCTCCGACATCCGCCTGCCGCGGATCTCGGGCTTCGATCTCGTCGAAGGGCTGTCGCTGGCGGGCGAGCGCCTGCCGATCGTCCTGATCACCGGCTTCGGCGACGCCGAGACCCATGCGCGCGCGAGCGAGCTCGGCGCGAGCTGCGTGCTCGACAAGCCCTTCGACCTGACCGAGTTCCGCTACGCGGTCCGTGCCGCCCTGCGCCACCGCACCCGGCCCGCACCCTCCTCGCGCGACGGCGATGCGCTCTGAGAGCAAGCGTCCGGTGACGATCCGCGGTGCGCACCCGGACCGCCTCGGGGCGGGCTACCGGCTCTCGGCGCCCGGCCTCTACCTCTGGGAGGAGCGGCTGGCGGAGGTCCTCGTCGCGGGCGCCGAGCTCGGAGCGCTCCCCGCGCGACACGCCTGGCGCCGGGATCGGCAGCCCGCCCCGGTCCCGGCGCGCCGGGGCGAAGCCCGCTCCGGCCGGTCGCACGCCTGACGGGGACCGGCGCTCGCGCCGGCGCGTGGCGTGCGGGTCCGCCGCTGGAGTAGCGTCGCCCGCGCCCGCCTCCGGAGGCCGCCATGCCCCCCAGCGTCCCGATCCACGGCACCTGCGACGAGCGCTTCGCGCGCGTGCGCGAGGTCTTCACCGCACAGCTCGAGGAGCCTGCCGAGGTCGGCGCGTCGCTGGCGGTCACGCTCGAGGGCCGCACGGTGGTGGACCTCTGGGCGGGCCACGCGGACACCGCACGCACCCGTCCCTGGGGCGCCGACACGCTCGTGAACCTCTTCTCGACCACGAAGGGCATGACGGCGCTCTGTGCGCACCGGCTCGCCGACCAGGGCAAGCTCGACCTCGACGCGCCGGTGGCGCACTACTGGCCGGAGTTCGCGCAGGCCGACAAGGGGACGCTCCCGGTGCGCTGGCTGCTCGATCACAGCGCAGGCCTGGTGGCGGTGGACGCGCCGCTGCAGCCGGCCGCGCTCTTCGAGTGGGACACGATGTGCGCCGCGCTCGCGGCGCAGACACCCTGGTGGGAGCCGGGCACGGCGCACGGCTACCACGCGATGACCTTCGGCTGGCTCGTCGGCGAGGTCGTGCGCCGCGTGAGCGGCCGGAGCGTCGGCGCCTACTTCCGCGACGAGATCGCCGGCCCGCTCGGGGCCGACCTCTTCATCGGCACCCCTGCCACGTACGACGCGCGGATCGCCGAGCTGATCCCGAGCACGCTCGCCCCCGACGGCGGCGGGGAGGACCTGATCGGGAGGATCCTGGCCAGCGCGAAGCCCTACGCGCTGAAGGCGTTCCTGAACCCGCCGATCTCGGCCGACACCTTCAACGGGCGCGCGTGGCGCGGTGCGGAGATTCCGGCTGCGAACGGACACGGCAGCGCGCGCGGGATCGCGCGCGTCTACACCGCACTCGCCAACGGCGGCGCCGCCGGCGGCGTGCGGGTGCTCTCGCCCGGGCAGATCGAGCGCGCGCGCGCGGAGCAGCGCAGCGGGCCGGACCTCGTGATCCCGCTGCTGCCGACCCGCTACGGGCTCGGCTTCCAGCTCGGTACCGAGGCGGAGCCGATCGGCACGGCCCCGGGTGGCTTCGGACACGCGGGCGCGGGCGGGTCGCTCGGCTTCGCCCATCCCGAGGCGCGCGTCGCCTTCGGCTACGCCATGAACCGGATGGAGGCGGGCCTGTTCCTGATCGGCCCGCGTGCGACCGCGCTGATGGAGGCGGTGTTCGCGAGCCTCTGACCGGCGCCAGCCGCCCGGCGGATCCCGGCGTTCGCGCCGGTCGTCGGCGCGCGCGGCGCCCGCCACGCGCAGGGCGTGCGCGCGCCCGGTCCTCGCCGGCCTCCTGGCAGTGGCGCTCGGCCCGGTCCTCGCGCTACGTCCGGGTGGCACCCCGGAGGAGAGGTCGATGTCCGACGAAGACCTGAAGGTGGAGCTCGAGCGGCTGCGCGCCGAGAACGCGGCCCTCAAGAGCCGCGGCCAGCGCAGCGTCTCGCTCAAGGTGAGCGAGAAGGGGGGCGTCTCCGTGTACGGCCTCGGCCGCTTCCCGGTGACGCTCTACAAGGAGCAGTGGGCCAGGCTGCTCGACATGGCCGACGACATCCGCGCCTTCATCCGCGAGAACGAGCCCCGCTTGAAGACGAAGGAGTGACACGGCGCCTGCCCGCGCCTCAGCTCGCGCGGTGCCCGGACTTCTTCCGGCCGTCGCCGGGCCGGCGCAGGATCCGGCCGACGATCCCCTGCTTCGGCTTGCGCATCGCGAGCAGGCGCAGCTCGCGCAGTGCCTCGGTCGAGTCGGGGCGGCGCTCGACCGCTTTCGTGAACATCTTCTCGGCCATCTCGAGGCGCCCCGCCGCCTGGCACAGCCGCCCGAGGAAGAGGTAGGGCTTGTCGCGCTCGGGGGCGAGCTTTGCGCCCCGCCTCACCAGCTCGAAGGCCTTGCGGAAGACCTGCTCGTCGTGGCCGTGGGTCAGGTAGTAGGACCAGCCGTAGAAGGCCAGGTACTCGCCCTCGTCCGGGTAGAGCTCGCAGGCGCGCTCGAAGTGCGCGAGCGCACCGGCCCAGTCGTAGGCGCGCAGGCGCGCCTCGCCGCGCTGGAACTCCTGCTCGGCCGCGAGCGCGCGCTGCGCCTCCTCCTGCGCCTTGGCGTTTCGGGCGTCGCGGATCGGGTCCGCACGGTAGGCGGCGAGATCGCTCGGGTCCGAGAGCGCCTGGTAGGCGCGCGTGATCTCCCGGAAGGCCTCCTCGGCGAGGTCGCGGACGACCTCGCTGGCGGCGGCGAAGCGATCGGGGTGGGCGCGCTTGGCGAGTTCCGTGTAGGCGGTGCGGATCTCGAGCGCCGTGGCATCGGGACGCAGCCCCAGCTTCTCGAAGGGGCTCGGCGATCGCAGCCGTACCAGGAGGGCGGCGAGCGCGGCGCGCTGCTCGTGGTCGGCGGCGTAGTGGGCGTGCTCGGCGGGCTCGCCGGCGGCGGCGGTCCTCGCGGTGGCTGCCGTGGCCGTTGCTCGCGGGGTCGGCCTCGGGGCAGGCGCCTGCGCGGGCGCGGGATCGGCGGCGGGGCTCGCGGCCGCCGCGCGGGCGCCTTGCTGCGCAGCCGGCGGCGCGGCGCCTGCGCCGGCCCTGGGGGGCTGTCCGTGCAGGCGCACCCGAGCGGCGGGCCCGCGGCTGCGGACCGACGCACCGTCGCGCAGCTCGAGGAGGGCGGTCTCGAGCAGCGCGTACGCGCTCCGGCGCACCTCGATCGGCCGCACCAGCAGCGAGCGCAGGGCGATCCCGCGCTCGCCCTCGACCAGCAGCTTCACGTCGGCGTCGTCGAGCTCGATCTCCTGGAACGAATAGAAGGGGTTCGAGCTCGCGAACGCGAAGTGATCGGCGTGCGAGCGCAGCACGGCGTCGATCCGCTCGATCGGGAAGCGCGTTGCGACCCCCACCCGGATCACGTCGGCAGGGCTGCGCCGCACGGCGAGCGTGCTGGCGCGCTCGAGGCGTGCGCCCAGCGTCAGCTCGTAACGGCCGCGGCGCCAGGCGAAGATCTCGAAGAGCTTCTCGTCGGCGTGCTGCTGGAGCGCGTCGGCCAGCTCCTCCTCGGTGAGCGCCTGCATCGCGCGCAGCACCTCGCCCTGGAGGCCCTCGCCGCGGTGCATGCGGCGGATCGACTCCTGGAAGACCGTGCGGTCGATCCGGCCGCTGCGCAGCAGCCACTCCCCGAGCCGCTCGCCCGGCAGGTTGGAGCGCACCGACGCGGCGCGGCCGTCGACCAGCTCGATGTCCTTGCGCCGCGGGCCGTCCTCGAAGCGCAGGACCCCCGATGCCCGCAGTCCGTGCACCTCGTGGAGCAGCGCCGGGAAGGGCAGCGCCTCGAGCGCGCCCCGCAGCGGGGCGGTGCGTACGGCGCGGCCGCGCGGTGCTGCCGCGGGTTCGGCGTTCGCGCGCGGCAGCAGCTTGCCGATCCGGCCCGTCAGGTTGTCGAGCGCCACGGGCTTCATCAGGATCGCGCTCGCACCGAGCTTGCGTGCGCGCTCGACCTGCGGCGCGCTCGGCGCCGCGGCGGTGAGGAAGATCGCCGGCATGCCCGCGCACGCGTCCTGCCGCGCGCGGATCGCGCCGAGCACGGCGAGCCCGTCGCGACCCGGCAGGCCCAGGTCGATCACGACGAGCTGCGGCCGCGACTCGGCGACCACGCGCAGGGCCGCCGCCCCGTCGTGGGCAGCGTGCACCCGGATCCCATCTGCCCCCAGCGCACGCGCCAGGACCTGGCAGAGGTTCCGGTCGGGATCGGCGCACAGGATGGTGGGCGACATCACGGCGGTCCGGGGCACCTGATCGCACGGTCGGGGCCGCAGCTTGAGGGCTTCTGGGGGGTTGCGCCCTCACTGCCGCTGGCCTGCCGGCGGACGGTGCGGGGCTGCGCTGCGAGCGGGCGTGACAGGCGCAGGCGGAGCATGGGAAGATCCCGGCAGTGCAGGAGGTCGAGTCATGGGAATCCTCACGTGGATCCTGATCGGACTGCTGGTGGGCGTGCTCGCCAAGTGGCTGATGCCGGGGGACGACCCCGGCGGCCTCGTCGTCACGATCCTGCTCGGGATCGCCGGGGCCCTCGTGGGCGGCTGGATCGCGCGGCTGATCGGCCTCGGGACCTTCACCGGCTTCGGCATCGGGAGCCTCGTGATCGCGGTGCTCGGGGCGATGCTGCTGCTCTTCGTCCATCGCAAGCTGCGCGCGCGCTAGAGATTCCCGGGCCGGCCGGTTCAGCCCCTTCGCCGGCGTACCGATGAAGGGGCATGGAGCGGCGACCGCGCATCCTCGCGAGCTTCGTGAGGTCCGTGCTCGATGGCGTCGATCGTAGTGATCTGTGCCTGGGCGAGCGCGTGCGCGCCCGCATCGGCGAGGCCACACGGGACGCGCTCGCGGCGGCGGGCCCCATCTCCTTCGTACCGGTCGAGCTCGACGTCGAGGTGACCGAGGCGCTCTTCGCGGAGGCCGGCGAGGCGCGCGGTCGCGAGATCGAGCGCGAGAACCTGCTCCTCACCTTCGATGCGCCGATCCTCTCGTCGTTCATGAACGGCGCCCTGCGCCTGCTCGGCCGCGACCCCGCCCGCCTCTTCGGCTGGAGCGCCAAGGTGTGGGGCCAGCTCTATCGCGACTGCGGGACGATCCGCTTCGTGCCCGAGGGCGAGAGCCGCGGCCGGCTCGAGCTCGACGGGCTCCCGGCCTGCATCGCCGCGAGCCGGCCCTACCTCGCGGGCATGGAAGCCGCCTTCGACGCTGCCTTCACCCTGCTCGACGTCGAGGGCTCGGTGCGGCTGGAGAGCGCCGATTCGCGCGGCCGCGCGAGCTACGAGGTCGCCTGGAAGTAGGGCGCAGGCGTGCGGTGCACGCGGGCGGCTGCCCTCCGAGCTACCGCCCCTCGCGCATCCACCAGAACGGCTTCGCCTCGAGCAGGCGGCTGATCCGCTCCGGCTCCACGCCCTCGCTGAACAGGTAGCCCTGCATCCGGCTGCAGCCGTAGGAGGCCAGGAGCTGCATCTGCTCGATGTTCTCGACCCCCTCGCCGACGGTTGCGAGATTGAGCGCGTGCGCCATCTGCACGATCGTCGAGGTGATCGTGGCATCGGCGGGATCGGTGGCGAGCGCGCGTACGAAGGACTGGTCGATCTTGAGCGTGTCGACCGGAAGCTGCTTCAGGTAGGCGAGGGCCGAGTAGCCGGTGCCGAAGTCGTCGATCGCCATGCGCACGCCCAGGCCCTTCAGCATCGCGAACTGCGCGAGCGTCCGTTCCCCGTCGTGGAGCAGGCTGCGCTCGGTCAGCTCGAGCTCGAGGCAATCCGAGCGCAAGCCGGTGTCGAGCAGGGCCTGGCGCACGGTTGCCACGAACTCGGCGGGCTGGAACTGCTGGGGCGAGACGTTGACCGCGATGCGGAAGCCCGGGTAGCCGAGGGCCTGCCAGCGGGCGGCCTGGGCGCAGGCCTCGCGCAGCACCCACTCGCCGATCGGCACGATCAGCTGGGTGTTCTCGGCGATCGAGAGGAATTCGCCCGGCAGCACGAGGCCGAGCTCCGGGTGGCGCCAGCGCAGCAGCGCCTCGGCGCCGACCACGCGCCCGCGCCCGACGTCCACCACCGGCTGGTAGTGCAGGACCAGCTCGCCGCCCTCGAGCGCCTCGCGCAGGCGGCTCTCGCGCGAGATACGCTCGGCGCCCTCGGAGCTGCGCGTGCCCTCCTGCCAGCACGACACCCGGTCCCGGCCCTCCGCCTTGGCCTGGTACATCGCGGAGTCGGCGCGCTTCAGCAGCTCCTCGGCGCTGCCGGCGTCGCGCGGAAACGTGGCGACCCCGATGCTCGCCGACGTCTCGTACTGCTGGCCGCTCTTGACCGCCAGCGGCTCGCGCAGGAGCGCGCGCACCTTCTCGGCGATCCGCAGGGCGTCCTCCTCCTCGCCGAGGTTCGTGACCAGGATCGCGAACTCGTCGCCGCCCAGGCGCGCACCGGTGTCGCTCTTGCGCAAGCAGCTCCCGATGCGCTGCGCCGAAAGGCGTAGCAGCGCATCACCGGCCAGGTGGCCGAGCGTGTCGTTGATGCGCTTGAAGTCGTCGAGGTCCACGAACAGCACCGCCAGCCGCTGGCGGTTGCGCCGGGCCGCGGCCACCGCCTGCTCGAGCCGGTCCTGGAACAGCGCGCGGTTCGCGAAGCCGGTGAGCTGATCGTAGGTAGCGAGCTGGCGGGCGCGTTCGCGGGCGATGTTGAGCTCGACGAACATGCGCTGGTTGCGCATCGCGTGGTGCAGGCTCCAGACGAGCAGGCCCGGCGTGACGGCAGACTTCACCATGTAGCCGCGCGCGCCTACCTCGACGGCGCGCAGCGCCAGCGCCTCGTCGTCGGAGTCCACCGCCACCACCACCGGCACCAGCGGCGCCCGCACGCGTGCCTGGCTGACCGCCGCCATCTCGCGCGCGTCGCCGGGGCCGACGTCCATCAGGAGGACGTCGACCTCGTTGCGCTCGAGCACCTCGAGGGCCTGCGACAGCGTGTGGGCGTGCGCGAAGCGGAAGGGCGGGTCGGCCGCGCTCGACTCGAGCAGCACCCGGATCAGCTCGGCGTCCGCGTCCCGCCCGCTGACCAGCAGGATCCGGTGGGCCGACGGCTCGCCGGCGCGCGCCTCTTCGACAGCACCCATGGTTCGGGGGGACTCCTCGGTCGCTGGCTGCCGGCACCGTGCGCGCAGGCCCGGCTTCCTATCGGCTCCGGGGGCGGTGCGCCTGAACCGGATCCCCGGGCGGATCCGCTCGGAAGAGGGGTGTGTCCCCCCCGCCAGGCCGGACGGCTGCCGGGCCTCCCTCGGCGGGCGGATCCGTCGCGGGTGGAGTTCGACTACGATCCTGTCTCCGGCGACCCGCATGCGTCGTTCGATCCCGGTCTTCGCGGTCCGGGTCTCCGGCACGGCACTGCGAGAGGGGCGCAGGTCGAGATGCCCGAGCCCGTGAGCGCGCTGCCCACCAGAGGGCGCCGGAGGCTGCCGGCCTGGACGCCCCGCCAGGAGCGGGTCGCCAACGTCGTGATCCGCCTCCTGTCCACGGTCAACGTCTGGGTCTACCGCGCGAGCGGCGGGCGCATCGGCGGCCGCTTCCGGCACGGCGCGCCGGTGCTGCTGCTCACCACGCGCGGGCGCCGGAGCGGCGCACCGCGCGTGGCACCGCTGCTCTACCTCGCCGACGGCGAGCGGGTGGTGCTCGTCGCGTCGAAGGGCGGGATGGCGAACTCGCCGCTCTGGTACGGGAACCTCGTGGCGCACCCCGAGTGCGAGGTCGAGATCGGCGCGGCGCGACGAGCGATGCGCGCGCGCACCGCCGATGCTGCGGAGAAGGCCGCCCTGTGGCCGCGGCTCGTCGCGATGTACCGCGACTACGACGACTACCAGGAACGCACCGAGCGCGACATCCCGGTCGTGGTCCTGGAGCCGCGTCGACGGTCACCCGTAGCGCGTGCCCGGGTGCAGGAGATTCACGAAGAACAGGAAGATCGGCGGGAAGATCCCGTCGAAGAGCCGCCAGGCCACCAGGATCCCGATCCAGCCGAGCATCGGCTGGCTCCAGAGGAGCTGCTGGTAGCGGAGTGCCGCGCGCTCCGGGAGCACGAGCGGTACGGCGCCGCTGCCGTCGAGCGGCGGCAGCGGGAGCAGGTTCAGCGCGCCGAGCACCAGGTTCATCGAGAAGAACACGCCGAGCAGGAAGGCGAGCGCCGGCCAGATCCCGTGGGCAGCGGCCTCGGCGACGTGCCCGAAGCGCACCGACGCCGGCGCGCCGAAGACGCCCGCCTCGATCCCGATCCGGAGCGCCGTCATCGCGAGCACCACGAGGAGCAGGTTCGCGCCGGGCCCGGCGAGCGACATCCAGGCGGCGCGGCGCGGATGGCGCGCGGCCCAGTGCGGGTCGTAGGGCGCGCTCGCGAAGCCGAAGGGCCAGCCCGTCATCGCGACCGAGAGCAGGGGCAGCACCACCATGCCGAAGGGCTCGCGCCGGATGTGCGGGCGCGGATCGAGCGAGACCTGCCCGCCGGCGTAGGCCGTGAGGTCGCCGCCGCGCATCGCGGCCCAGGCATGGGCCGCCTCGTGCAGCGTCGTCGAGAGCAGGAACACCACGTAGAAGACGATCGCGTCGACGGGATCCGGCATCGTCGCTAGCCCTGCGTCCCCTGCAGCCACCAGGAGGCGGTGACGCCCCAGATCGCGTTGTAGAGCAGCACGAAGGCGGGGGTGAGCAGGCCCAGCTCGAGGCCCGCCACGCCCTGGCCCGCCCAGGCCGGGAAGACCACGAAGAGCTGGAACAGGGTCGGTGCGAGCGAGACCAGGAGCCCGCGCGGGAGCAGCGCGGCCTGGATCGGCAGCGCGAAGAGCAGCCCCCAGAGCCCTCCCCACACGAGGCGCGGATACAGCCAGCCCGCCGACCAGTCGGGCGCGAGCGCCACTCCGAGCGCACGCGGCACGCCGAGCTCGCCGAGGAGCCAGACCGCAACGCTGTTGGCGAGCGCGCCGACCACGCCGGCGGCGAAGAACAGGCTCAGCGAGCGGGCGGCCGACACGCGCGCATCCTAGCCCGGATTCCAAGGCCGTTGCTGCGGCGCCCGCTCAAGCCTCCCCCCCGGCGGGTCGAAAGGCCCTCCGATCGGACGGAGGGCGCCATGGAGCAACGTCGCAGCCCGCGCTTCCGCACCCGCTTCGACGCGCTGATCGCCGCCGACTCGCTGCAGGGGGCCGGCGAGCTCGCCGAGATCTCCTACGCCGGTGCGCGTCTCGACGACGCGAGCACGCGCCCGCCGATCGGAGCGCGCGTCACGCTCTACGTCTTCGTCGCGCCGGTGTCGCCCTTCGAGCTCTCCGGCCAGGTCGCACGCCACACCGAGTCCGGCTTCGCCGTCAGCTACGACCTCTTCGACCCCGAGATCCGCCGCCTCGTCGACGACGTCGCGGCGCTGGTGCCGAGCCGTCGCGCCGGTTAGGAAGGCCGGCCCTCCGCACCGAGCGCCTCGAGCCTCCGGTCGCGTGCCAGCAGGAAGAGCGGGTAGGCCACGGCGAACGCGACCAGGAAGGTCAGCGCCAGGTAGGGCCACCAGCGGCGCATTCCGAGCCGCCGCGCTTCGACCCGGGACCAGACCAGGAACGCCACGAGGGCGACCAGCAGATCCGTCGCGAGCGACGACGCGGCCGGGTTCGCAAAGCCACCGGCCAGGAACGCGAGGACGTCGAAGCCGCCGGCTTCGCGGGCGAAGCGCAGGTTGAAGACCAGCGTTCCGAGGAAGCCGGCGACGGCGAGCGCCGCGTAGAGCCATTGCCGGGGGGAGCGCGGCACGGCGGTGCCTCCGTCCTTCGACTCCGTCAGTCGAGATGGGGGAAGTGCGGGTTCCAGGCCACCTCCCAGAGGAACCCGTCGGGATCGGCGAA from Deltaproteobacteria bacterium harbors:
- a CDS encoding EAL domain-containing protein — encoded protein: MGAVEEARAGEPSAHRILLVSGRDADAELIRVLLESSAADPPFRFAHAHTLSQALEVLERNEVDVLLMDVGPGDAREMAAVSQARVRAPLVPVVVAVDSDDEALALRAVEVGARGYMVKSAVTPGLLVWSLHHAMRNQRMFVELNIARERARQLATYDQLTGFANRALFQDRLEQAVAAARRNRQRLAVLFVDLDDFKRINDTLGHLAGDALLRLSAQRIGSCLRKSDTGARLGGDEFAILVTNLGEEEDALRIAEKVRALLREPLAVKSGQQYETSASIGVATFPRDAGSAEELLKRADSAMYQAKAEGRDRVSCWQEGTRSSEGAERISRESRLREALEGGELVLHYQPVVDVGRGRVVGAEALLRWRHPELGLVLPGEFLSIAENTQLIVPIGEWVLREACAQAARWQALGYPGFRIAVNVSPQQFQPAEFVATVRQALLDTGLRSDCLELELTERSLLHDGERTLAQFAMLKGLGVRMAIDDFGTGYSALAYLKQLPVDTLKIDQSFVRALATDPADATITSTIVQMAHALNLATVGEGVENIEQMQLLASYGCSRMQGYLFSEGVEPERISRLLEAKPFWWMREGR
- a CDS encoding GlsB/YeaQ/YmgE family stress response membrane protein, producing the protein MGILTWILIGLLVGVLAKWLMPGDDPGGLVVTILLGIAGALVGGWIARLIGLGTFTGFGIGSLVIAVLGAMLLLFVHRKLRAR
- a CDS encoding PilZ domain-containing protein, whose protein sequence is MEQRRSPRFRTRFDALIAADSLQGAGELAEISYAGARLDDASTRPPIGARVTLYVFVAPVSPFELSGQVARHTESGFAVSYDLFDPEIRRLVDDVAALVPSRRAG
- a CDS encoding DUF2834 domain-containing protein, translated to MPRSPRQWLYAALAVAGFLGTLVFNLRFAREAGGFDVLAFLAGGFANPAASSLATDLLVALVAFLVWSRVEARRLGMRRWWPYLALTFLVAFAVAYPLFLLARDRRLEALGAEGRPS
- a CDS encoding response regulator; the encoded protein is MLTRRDWALRQRLLEEERKQLVPVAGGATILLVEDDHEMREMLARTLRRDGYIVIEAADGDDALEWLGIGALAGEPARRPALLVSDIRLPRISGFDLVEGLSLAGERLPIVLITGFGDAETHARASELGASCVLDKPFDLTEFRYAVRAALRHRTRPAPSSRDGDAL
- a CDS encoding sigma-54 dependent transcriptional regulator; the encoded protein is MSRRVLIVDDELEMRDLLCARLARRDFEVAACDGTDAAIAALGAGTYDAVVTDLRMRGPSGIELCEWLQANRPDVPVVVITGFGNLEAAIAAIRAGAHDFLPKPLEVEELAFRLERALRHRHLLEEVKRLRDARGPDDAGELIGESAVMRRLRQLVQRVAAADGAVLVQGETGTGKELVARAIHRLGPRAAAPFVAVNCAALPEALLESELFGHAKGAFTDAREARAGLFVQARGGTLFLDEIGELSPALQPKLLRALQERRVRPVGASEEIAFDARLVAATNRDLESAVEEGRFRGDLFFRLDVLPVEVPPLRARGGDILLLAQHFARRLAERSGRPVLGISRGAAEKLADYHWPGNVRELENAIERAVALADHDHVLAEDLPERIRAHRRSDLLLAGDDPATLVPLEVIERRYVARVLEATAGNKTLAARILGVDRKTLYRKLDPEPGA
- a CDS encoding serine hydrolase, whose translation is MPPSVPIHGTCDERFARVREVFTAQLEEPAEVGASLAVTLEGRTVVDLWAGHADTARTRPWGADTLVNLFSTTKGMTALCAHRLADQGKLDLDAPVAHYWPEFAQADKGTLPVRWLLDHSAGLVAVDAPLQPAALFEWDTMCAALAAQTPWWEPGTAHGYHAMTFGWLVGEVVRRVSGRSVGAYFRDEIAGPLGADLFIGTPATYDARIAELIPSTLAPDGGGEDLIGRILASAKPYALKAFLNPPISADTFNGRAWRGAEIPAANGHGSARGIARVYTALANGGAAGGVRVLSPGQIERARAEQRSGPDLVIPLLPTRYGLGFQLGTEAEPIGTAPGGFGHAGAGGSLGFAHPEARVAFGYAMNRMEAGLFLIGPRATALMEAVFASL
- a CDS encoding response regulator translates to MPRTAVMSPTILCADPDRNLCQVLARALGADGIRVHAAHDGAAALRVVAESRPQLVVIDLGLPGRDGLAVLGAIRARQDACAGMPAIFLTAAAPSAPQVERARKLGASAILMKPVALDNLTGRIGKLLPRANAEPAAAPRGRAVRTAPLRGALEALPFPALLHEVHGLRASGVLRFEDGPRRKDIELVDGRAASVRSNLPGERLGEWLLRSGRIDRTVFQESIRRMHRGEGLQGEVLRAMQALTEEELADALQQHADEKLFEIFAWRRGRYELTLGARLERASTLAVRRSPADVIRVGVATRFPIERIDAVLRSHADHFAFASSNPFYSFQEIELDDADVKLLVEGERGIALRSLLVRPIEVRRSAYALLETALLELRDGASVRSRGPAARVRLHGQPPRAGAGAAPPAAQQGARAAAASPAADPAPAQAPAPRPTPRATATAATARTAAAGEPAEHAHYAADHEQRAALAALLVRLRSPSPFEKLGLRPDATALEIRTAYTELAKRAHPDRFAAASEVVRDLAEEAFREITRAYQALSDPSDLAAYRADPIRDARNAKAQEEAQRALAAEQEFQRGEARLRAYDWAGALAHFERACELYPDEGEYLAFYGWSYYLTHGHDEQVFRKAFELVRRGAKLAPERDKPYLFLGRLCQAAGRLEMAEKMFTKAVERRPDSTEALRELRLLAMRKPKQGIVGRILRRPGDGRKKSGHRAS